Proteins from a single region of Colias croceus chromosome Z, ilColCroc2.1:
- the LOC123705319 gene encoding LIM homeobox transcription factor 1-beta, which yields MLEFYTNINSGLMQEGMQPPLSCAGRTELSASIKREKIVEICEGCGQKIQDRYLMRVGELSWHEHCLSCCVCGCPLAHTCYTRNAKLYCKPDYDRLFGVKCTRCGDRLLPQEMVMRAQQYVFHIQCFVCVMCCQPLQKGEQYVIRAGQIFCRQDFEKEMYLMQHAEDDMIIDDSERPRDGRRGPKRPRTILTSAQRRQFKASFEVSPKPCRKVREALAKDTGLSVRVVQVWFQNQRAKMKKIQRKAKQEGDKNAEKEKDKDEKSIKQESPSSEHGNYLGLDASYSASSQPLNPNLPYSPDDYPAHSGDSFCSSDISLDGSNFDQLDEGASDTMSLQNLEVTHHAHNHSNHGNHEPLSLGSGAVVNPIDKLYLMQNSYFSTEH from the exons aGCTCAGTGCCAGCATCAAACGGGAGAAAATAGTAGAAATATGTGAAGGGTGCGGTCAGAAGATCCAAGATCGCTACCTGATGCGGGTCGGCGAGCTCTCCTGGCACGAGCACTGCCTCAGCTGCTGCGTGTGCGGCTGCCCGCTCGCGCACACCTGCTACACGCGAAACGCCAAGCTTTACTGCAAACCCGACTATGATAG GTTATTCGGAGTTAAATGCACCAGATGCGGCGACCGACTCCTCCCCCAAGAAATGGTCATGAGAGCGCAGCAGTACGTGTTCCACATACAATGCTTTGTGTGCGTTATGTGCTGTCAGCCGTTACAAAAGGGGGAGCAATATGTCATCAGGGCAGGCCAGATCTTCTGCAGGCAAGACTTCGAAAAGGAAATGTACCTGATGCAACATGCCGAAGACGACATGATTATTGACGATTCCGAGAGACCTCGCGATGGCCGACGAGGCCCAAAACGTCCGCGGACAATACTTACCTCAGCTCAACGGAGACAGTTCAAAGCTTCCTTCGAAGTCAGTCCGAAACCTTGTCGCAAAGTTCGTGAAGCATTAGCTAAAGACACTGGCTTGAGCGTGCGAGTCGTGCAGGTCTGGTTCCAAAATCAGAGGGCTAAAATGAAAAAGATACAACGCAAAGCCAAACAAGAGGGAGACAAAAACGCGGAAAAGGAAAAGGACAAAGATGAAAAGAGTATTAAACAAGAATCACCATCGAGTGAACACGGAAATTACTTAGGCCTTGATGCGTCTTACTCGGCGTCTAGTCAGCCTCTAAATCCCAACTTACCTTACTCTCCAGATG ATTATCCTGCTCACTCCGGAGACAGCTTCTGCAGCTCAGATATATCGCTGGATGGAAGCAACTTCGATCAACTCGATGAGGGCGCATCGGACACAATGAGCTTACAGAACCTAGAAGTAACGCATCACGCACACAACCATTCCAATCACGGAAACCACGAACCCCTTAGCCTCGGCTCCGGTGCTGTTGTCAATCCAATTGATAAGCTTTACCTAATGCAGAATTCTTACTTTAGTACGGAACATTGA
- the LOC123705072 gene encoding chromatin complexes subunit BAP18-like isoform X6, with translation MNNSASKVGEIFREAGSAFNKLSEMTMLLHPVGDSQPGGKWTEEEIEMLRSCVHRFAVDLNKLSQHIKNRTVSQIRTTLKKKAFEDAGIPVRQVNSTLNTAPPPTQQVTLNMLNASETEVDVEGLSNDVKLEFEAGSEEVAT, from the exons GTTGGGGAGATCTTTCGTGAAGCAGGCAGCGCTTTCAACAAACTATCCGAAATGACCATGTTGTTACATCCCGTTGGCGACTCACAGCCCGG CGGCAAATGGACGGAAGAAGAGATTGAAATGCTCAGGTCTTGCGTCCATCGTTTTGCCGTCGACCTGAACAAGCTTAGCCAGCACATCAAGAACCGAACAGT GTCGCAAATTCGTACaacattaaaaaagaaagCATTCGAAGACGCAGGTATACCGGTCCGTCAGGTTAACAGCACGCTGAACACCGCCCCGCCGCCCACACAGCAG GTAACGCTGAACATGTTAAACGCCTCTGAGACCGAGGTGGACGTGGAGGGGCTCAGCAACGACGTTAAGCTGGAGTTCGAGGCGGGCAGCGAGGAGGTGGCCACCTGA
- the LOC123705072 gene encoding chromatin complexes subunit BAP18-like isoform X1 — MNNSASKVGEIFREAGSAFNKLSEMTMLLHPVGDSQPGGKWTEEEIEMLRSCVHRFAVDLNKLSQHIKNRTVSQIRTTLKKKAFEDAGIPVRQVNSTLNTAPPPTQQVVSSLSLLQPNVLGKNAEVTLNMLNASETEVDVEGLSNDVKLEFEAGSEEVAT, encoded by the exons GTTGGGGAGATCTTTCGTGAAGCAGGCAGCGCTTTCAACAAACTATCCGAAATGACCATGTTGTTACATCCCGTTGGCGACTCACAGCCCGG CGGCAAATGGACGGAAGAAGAGATTGAAATGCTCAGGTCTTGCGTCCATCGTTTTGCCGTCGACCTGAACAAGCTTAGCCAGCACATCAAGAACCGAACAGT GTCGCAAATTCGTACaacattaaaaaagaaagCATTCGAAGACGCAGGTATACCGGTCCGTCAGGTTAACAGCACGCTGAACACCGCCCCGCCGCCCACACAGCAGGTAGTCTCGTCACTGAGCCTCCTCCAACCGAACGTATTAGGAAAGAACGCCGAG GTAACGCTGAACATGTTAAACGCCTCTGAGACCGAGGTGGACGTGGAGGGGCTCAGCAACGACGTTAAGCTGGAGTTCGAGGCGGGCAGCGAGGAGGTGGCCACCTGA
- the LOC123705072 gene encoding chromatin complexes subunit BAP18-like isoform X5, which yields MVGEIFREAGSAFNKLSEMTMLLHPVGDSQPGGKWTEEEIEMLRSCVHRFAVDLNKLSQHIKNRTVSQIRTTLKKKAFEDAGIPVRQVNSTLNTAPPPTQQVVSSLSLLQPNVLGKNAEVTLNMLNASETEVDVEGLSNDVKLEFEAGSEEVAT from the exons GTTGGGGAGATCTTTCGTGAAGCAGGCAGCGCTTTCAACAAACTATCCGAAATGACCATGTTGTTACATCCCGTTGGCGACTCACAGCCCGG CGGCAAATGGACGGAAGAAGAGATTGAAATGCTCAGGTCTTGCGTCCATCGTTTTGCCGTCGACCTGAACAAGCTTAGCCAGCACATCAAGAACCGAACAGT GTCGCAAATTCGTACaacattaaaaaagaaagCATTCGAAGACGCAGGTATACCGGTCCGTCAGGTTAACAGCACGCTGAACACCGCCCCGCCGCCCACACAGCAGGTAGTCTCGTCACTGAGCCTCCTCCAACCGAACGTATTAGGAAAGAACGCCGAG GTAACGCTGAACATGTTAAACGCCTCTGAGACCGAGGTGGACGTGGAGGGGCTCAGCAACGACGTTAAGCTGGAGTTCGAGGCGGGCAGCGAGGAGGTGGCCACCTGA
- the LOC123705072 gene encoding chromatin complexes subunit BAP18-like isoform X4: protein MEYKVGEIFREAGSAFNKLSEMTMLLHPVGDSQPGGKWTEEEIEMLRSCVHRFAVDLNKLSQHIKNRTVSQIRTTLKKKAFEDAGIPVRQVNSTLNTAPPPTQQVVSSLSLLQPNVLGKNAEVTLNMLNASETEVDVEGLSNDVKLEFEAGSEEVAT from the exons GTTGGGGAGATCTTTCGTGAAGCAGGCAGCGCTTTCAACAAACTATCCGAAATGACCATGTTGTTACATCCCGTTGGCGACTCACAGCCCGG CGGCAAATGGACGGAAGAAGAGATTGAAATGCTCAGGTCTTGCGTCCATCGTTTTGCCGTCGACCTGAACAAGCTTAGCCAGCACATCAAGAACCGAACAGT GTCGCAAATTCGTACaacattaaaaaagaaagCATTCGAAGACGCAGGTATACCGGTCCGTCAGGTTAACAGCACGCTGAACACCGCCCCGCCGCCCACACAGCAGGTAGTCTCGTCACTGAGCCTCCTCCAACCGAACGTATTAGGAAAGAACGCCGAG GTAACGCTGAACATGTTAAACGCCTCTGAGACCGAGGTGGACGTGGAGGGGCTCAGCAACGACGTTAAGCTGGAGTTCGAGGCGGGCAGCGAGGAGGTGGCCACCTGA
- the LOC123705072 gene encoding chromatin complexes subunit BAP18-like isoform X7 has product MTMLLHPVGDSQPGGKWTEEEIEMLRSCVHRFAVDLNKLSQHIKNRTVSQIRTTLKKKAFEDAGIPVRQVNSTLNTAPPPTQQVVSSLSLLQPNVLGKNAEVTLNMLNASETEVDVEGLSNDVKLEFEAGSEEVAT; this is encoded by the exons ATGACCATGTTGTTACATCCCGTTGGCGACTCACAGCCCGG CGGCAAATGGACGGAAGAAGAGATTGAAATGCTCAGGTCTTGCGTCCATCGTTTTGCCGTCGACCTGAACAAGCTTAGCCAGCACATCAAGAACCGAACAGT GTCGCAAATTCGTACaacattaaaaaagaaagCATTCGAAGACGCAGGTATACCGGTCCGTCAGGTTAACAGCACGCTGAACACCGCCCCGCCGCCCACACAGCAGGTAGTCTCGTCACTGAGCCTCCTCCAACCGAACGTATTAGGAAAGAACGCCGAG GTAACGCTGAACATGTTAAACGCCTCTGAGACCGAGGTGGACGTGGAGGGGCTCAGCAACGACGTTAAGCTGGAGTTCGAGGCGGGCAGCGAGGAGGTGGCCACCTGA
- the LOC123705072 gene encoding chromatin complexes subunit BAP18-like isoform X2: MEYKVGEIFREAGSAFNKLSEMTMLLHPVGDSQPGGKWTEEEIEMLRSCVHRFAVDLNKLSQHIKNRTVSQIRTTLKKKAFEDAGIPVRQVNSTLNTAPPPTQQVVSSLSLLQPNVLGKNAEVTLNMLNASETEVDVEGLSNDVKLEFEAGSEEVAT; this comes from the exons ATGGAATATAAA GTTGGGGAGATCTTTCGTGAAGCAGGCAGCGCTTTCAACAAACTATCCGAAATGACCATGTTGTTACATCCCGTTGGCGACTCACAGCCCGG CGGCAAATGGACGGAAGAAGAGATTGAAATGCTCAGGTCTTGCGTCCATCGTTTTGCCGTCGACCTGAACAAGCTTAGCCAGCACATCAAGAACCGAACAGT GTCGCAAATTCGTACaacattaaaaaagaaagCATTCGAAGACGCAGGTATACCGGTCCGTCAGGTTAACAGCACGCTGAACACCGCCCCGCCGCCCACACAGCAGGTAGTCTCGTCACTGAGCCTCCTCCAACCGAACGTATTAGGAAAGAACGCCGAG GTAACGCTGAACATGTTAAACGCCTCTGAGACCGAGGTGGACGTGGAGGGGCTCAGCAACGACGTTAAGCTGGAGTTCGAGGCGGGCAGCGAGGAGGTGGCCACCTGA